The nucleotide sequence ACGCTCCTCCCAGTCCCCGCGACCCCTCGCCCTTCCACGCGCCGCCCTGCACAGGTGAGAAGAGCGGTAGGACGGCATTGCGCCTGCGCGGACGGGGCGCGCGCTCCGCCCCACACGCCGACTCTGAGGAGggtctctccccgccccctctccttccctcctctttcccctctgtTCTCACCTGGGGGCGAGCCTGGTAAGTGCGGAGGCAGGGGCCGAGACGCCGGGCCGCCCCCCGGCTGGGCTGGTACATGATCTAACGGGAGCGGAGACAGCGCCTCCGGTGTCCGGCCTCTGGCCTCCTCACAGGGGTGAGCGCGCCCCGGAGCCGGCTTCTTGAAGgggaaagggtgtgtgtgtgtgtgtgtgtgtgtgtgtgtgtatgtgtgtgaaggagccggagagagggaaacagagatgTTGCGCGCTTGCGCACTGCAGCGGCTTCCAAGGAGGCGATGAGGCATTCGTCTGCAGTGAGTGCGCTTGCGCTTGTCGGCTCACGAGGCCATCTAAGCGCGCTTGCGCAGTAAATTAGGTCCCGGCGAACAGGGCTGTTTTACCTGTAGCGCTTAAGCAAAAAGCTGGGGGATAATGGGCCTGAACCAGGTACGCGAAGAGCGAAGGGTGGGATTGAAAATAATGACAACTTCCAGCAGCTCTCgtgataaaaatacttttattactctggttaaaaataaaatacaaatgacttGGCATTGATAAAGcctgctgagtgaatgaatgaacgaatacATCCATTATGAGGGCGGGCTTTGGCTACCTCCTATAGTGACAATACGGACTTTGAAGGTGTAAGAGGGGGTTGTGGTCACCAAGGCCTGGTGCTGCGAAGGTCCTGCAAGTTTCGAATGAACCTGGCGTTGAATATGTTCCCACCCATTGTCCAGGTCTGGGCTGGTAGGGCCTGGGCCTGTGGAGGAACTGTGTGCATGTGTTCTTCCCCAGACCCTGCCTGTGACAAGACCTGCTCCTCGCTGGCAGACCTGGTAGgtgagagggagatggagaatggGTTATAGGAATACTAAAGTGGCAATTAAGATCAGACTCTTCAAGGTCTAGCCCTGATGTAGAATAGGACATATGATGGGAGTATGAGGCTGAAACCATTAGGGCTATGTCCAAATTTGAAACCCCCCGGAGAGTACCAAAGGTAAGGACCAGTTGAACCTATGGGGAAAGAGCGTTTCAGAATATTAGGATGTTAGGTAGAACAATCTGTGAGAGGAGCTGGTGTTCAGAGGAGAAAGGAGCTGAGAGTGATGTTAGGAAAAGGAGTCAGATGTGGTGGGAGGCTGGTAGGGGAGGGGTTCAGACCTCACCTATTCTCTGtatcctgttccccctgctttgATTCTTGGCCTATGAAAACACCAGGCAAGTGCATGGCAAGACTGGAGTAGATAGTCAGTATGGCCTGATTTGAGGGTAAGGAGGGATGAATACTTACCTGTATTGGGGGATGAGGAATTCAGGCCCCCATGGCGGCTGTAGCAGCAGCTTTGGGCTACCAGCCCTGGGGGAGCCCCCCTGTAGAAGAAATGGGAGATGATGGGGAAGAGGCTATAGGAAGAAAGATGAGTGGGTATGAAGGAATCAGAGGAGAGGAATGAAAGGAATAatacaggagaaagagaagggtaaTTACCGTTCCTATGGGGTTTTAAACTAAGTTGTGCCtcagaaaaggggagggagcccaTTTCATACCCCAAGATTTCTCTGGAGTAGTCCTGGTTTGTTGATACTAGTTTTAATGTGTTAAAAGTAAGGGTAAATGTTACTGAAATTATGCCAGAAAACCAGACTCAAGCAAAAAAGTTTGTTGGACCAGGTGTCTTGGTGTTTGGTTTAGAAAACATGGTTACTTTAAATTACAGGATATGTCAGACCAGAGGGAAATAGGGATTGACAAAGCTGAATTCAGGGGGAAAAGGAATTGTCTTGAGAGAGGTCCAAAGGTGGTGGTCGGGGCAGGAAATCAGAATGGGAAGCGGAATCCAGGGAATAGTCAGGAGGCAGTGAGTGGATCCCAGAGATGTTGGTTAATATTGACATTtcagctgggacgcctgggtggctcaatgggttaagccgctgccttcggctcaggtcatgatcccagggtcctgggatcgagtcccgaatcgggctccttgctcagcagggagcctgcctctctccacctctgcctgcctctctgcccgcttgtgtgcttttctctctctctttctgacaaataaataatctttttaaaaaaaaatactgacatttcAGCAATGGGTGGTCTAGGCTAACGGGTAAACATCACTGCGGAGAGCTGGAGGTTTCTGGAGGCAATGGGGGAGTACATCTAGCAGCCTATACAGAGGGATCCAGCGACTACATTACAGGAGACAGAATCTGCATAAGATCCAGCAGATCACAAAGGTAAGGAGAATCAGAGGGCCAGGGATCCCAGGAAAAAAATCAGGTGACACACAAATGAGACTGAGACCGGAAGTTtgggtgtgttttggttttttttgtttgtttgttttcttttcattgaaaatgtccatttaaaaaacacaaaagaatgcaCACTTTATTCAGACAAcactgaaaaggagaaggaaaaggagttgggagagagggagatccTGCTCCCAAGTACTGGGATGGGGGAACACAGTAGGAGTATCTGATCTACCACACATTCAGAGAGTAGGGAGGGTGAAGACGTTCCATACGCTGGGTATGGAGCAGGGAAGGTTCTTGCTATGGAGGAAAAGAAGGCAGGCCAGGGGAAGAGTTCCCATACCACCTCAAGAAAATCTCACAAGACTGGAATATATCGTCATCTAGCTACTGGAGCAGGGTGTATGCAAGAGGGGATCCCAGAAGCTAACAGATACTTGAGACTCAGGGCTTGTTCTGAAACATGGCTAAGAGTGACTCTAGGATACTAAATGGGATCTACTGCCAAGAAACAATTCCCTCACAGAATCTGGATCTAGGGAAAGTGGTAGTATCTTTAGAAGTGTGGGAAGTCTTTAGAGCCTCAAAGCAGACATCAGTTTGGGGGCTCCCGGACACATATACAAAATGTGGTCCCCTTTGGGGACCTGGTCGTCTTAAGACCCTGTCCTTTATCACTGAACTGCTCTGAAGCAGAGCTCATCAGTTGGCTTCAGCAGGCTGAGAAGGTTAAGTGTGGTAGGCAGCACAAAACAGTATTAGAGTCACCAGTAATGCTGTAGAAGGACTATGGGATTTATTCCATGGACAAGACTCCTTAAAATGTTTCCCTGGCAGAGAAAGCCCTTAGACCTTCCAAGGTGTTCCACAGTCTAACAGCAAGCAAGAATGTGCTTCTCTGGGTAATGAGTATGAGCCACCCAACCACGGGATCTGGTGGCGAATCAGGCTATCTGTGGGAGTGTTCAGAGCCCACTTAGGAAAGAAAGCGTGCTTTCTACATAAGAAAAGCTACAAAGTATTAGCCCATCTGGGACCCTAACAACATCTTTgcccaagaaagaggaagagggaatccTACAAACTCTGTCAGTTTCCACTGGAACCTAGGGACTACAATGGAAGAGTGGATGTGGGGTTCTCAGGGAGAGGGGGGCTCTGCCCACCCCAGGTctcccagggagggaagggggtaaCTATCTGTCAGTATCGACTCTCATCAGAGCGGGGAAGGGAACTGTGGAAGGGTGTTATggacaggagaaagggaaagggaaaatgggggagagagaaaaacagagaaatcagaaatgaagagaaagctaGGGAGAGAAATCAAGGAGATAACCTCTCCTTTGCTGGGATGGGTTCCTGCTATACAAAGCAGTAACATGAGGCCAGTGGCTCCCCAAACTGTCAGAAACATTGCATCTTCCCAGTAAGCATGAAACCAAGATTTCCCCAATCTGAGAGActcagtcccccccaccccccgcaatgGATATGTTCTTACTATCCTTCCTCccatctctcactttaaaaactagagtccccccccccccaaaaaaaaacaaaccaaaaactagAGTCCCTAGTTTTTAAactaagcctgggtggctcagtggtgttaaagcctctgccctgttcaggtcatgatctcagggtcttgggatcgagccccacgtctggctctctgctcagcagggaccctgcctccccctccccctgcctctctgcctacttgtgatctctctctgtcaaataaataaataaaaccttaaaacaaaacaaaaactagagttCCTAGAGTCCATATAAAGTACTATTCTACTCCTTCATGTAACTTACTTCCAGACTGCTCCCATAAATCTGGTCCAATACATTCTTCTCAAAAGGTTTCAGGACTCTCCAATCCACCTGTCCTATTGCTTCACATCTCTGCAGATTCAAACTCCCCTTTGCCATTGCTAACACCCTCTTTGACAGTTCTGAGGCTCCCTAACCCTCCAACTCCTATTACCTGGTACGCCGACGTTGGGCTGGGCTGCCGCCAGGGTCGGTAGCAAGCAGAAGGCGGGCAGTagggtgtggggggcagaggcGCAGGGAACGCAGCAACTCCTGCTCTGGCACAAAGGGGCGGAGGGGACCCCGTTCTGGTGAGTTTCCCAGGCTGCTGgagcgggggggtgggtgggctggAGGCGTGGCACGACGAGGGGCCCTGTTTAGGGGCCAAGGAGGCTCCACAGCTACCTTCAGAACTGGCAAAAGGGAAATACAGAGcaagatggagaagaaaaaggagaagagagtgaTGACAGTAAAGATTTgggtagaaaaaaagagaaatcagagactTTAGAGAGAACTAATCCTTCTGGGTTAAGGCCCCCAAGCCCAGCCACCCTACCCCAGTCTTACATTCTCGGTCACTAGAGGAATATGGCTTaatgtctccctctgctctcttggGTGGCAGCTTTCTTGCTGGAGCTGGCAGTGGAGAGTACACAGACAAGGTAAGCATTAGAAGACATACTCtgcacccctcctcccagccactACCCCCTTGGCCCCAAAACTCTGCTCCCTGACACCACATTTCctcctggggaaggagagaattcAGTTCAGCTCCACTGCAGAAGCCCTGTTGCAATGCCTTCACACCAAGAGGGAATTCAGGGGAAATACTGGAGCACTTTTGAGGGGAGCCAGAAGGAGTAGGCCAAATGCAGAATTGGGGGAAAAGTTCCAGGGGGAGACTCTGGGACTTGGGAAATGCAGGAGAAAATTGGCTAAGGGAGGCAAGCTCTTACTGTCAGTGGGTGCTGTCACGCCCCCCTGGGATTCTGGGGCAGTGGAATGGTCCCAGCCGGGCCAACGAGGACCCCAGGTCCCTCTAGATGAGATGGACAAAGTCCTTTGTTAATTAGGAATTGCTTTGGAGAGATCAGGGGAGGCTGGGGTAGGGCAGAATCTCTCCTTCCAGGGCAAGATTTAAGCTTTATTAGGAAAAACAAAGtttgaggagaaaacaaagacatttggAGTTAGCACAGTAAATGGGAGGCTAACATATTATGCAAAGCTCTACTTCCCGTCCCCTCACTTTTCTATttgctccctccctttccctcttaaGAGGTTCTCTATTGTGTGTGGCAAATGAGAGACTGCTCAGCAAATCCACTTAGGCTATATCCATGGTCCCTCCCGCTGTGGACTTGGGTCCTCACTGTCCTTGTtggctctcactccctctctagCTTGTAGTCAGCAGGAGCTAGATGGGGGAAGCCTTGGCAAGCAAAGTGAGTCATGGATATGAACTGCCTCCCTCACACTGGTCAAAGCTATTAAATGGGAACAGATTGTTCTTTGAGTGGTGGTTATTCCCTTTCCTGGCCATGGAGGAGGTAAGAGCTAGCCACAAGGCCAGCTCAGCAAGGGAATATGTCTGTGCAAGCTGTGCATCTCTACCCTTGGGAGGCAGTGAGGAAGGAGGAGTGGGGCTCAGATTGgcagggagtgtgtgtgtatgaggatggaatggggagcctggggagcATTTCAATACCTCCTAGATTTGGCTTCTCCAgatcaatttcattattttgttggAAATATCATAAATTCTGAGCGTTATTTTCTAAAACTACTATTTAAACGTTGGACCATTCATGTCACTGTTCTGTTACTGCAAATGGAAGGGGTGGCCGCACTTGTCTCTCCCTCAACTGACAGAAACCTGAGGGGTCTGCAAAGGAATGTGGTGACCCTGGCCTACTTTGATGGACCTGAAGTGGCAAGAGACTCCATAAATATCAGTCATCAAACAGGCTCCCGATGAGCTCACTCAGTTAAAAGTTTTGACAAGCCTAAGAAGTACTAAGCTCATGAGGGCAAAAGCAGATGGGTAACAACTGCTGGGACTTGGGCTGCTTTAGAATTTTCCCAAATTGTCCATAATCGCACTGTGCTCCCTGTGGCTTCCAGAGGAGCTAGCCACCATGGCCTACAGTTCCACCCATTCACTGCAGCTTTACCAGCGGGTGTAGAATCAATCGCAGCAGCGCGAGAGTGTCGAGATGCcctcagggagggagcagggggccCTGTGAGGAAGGAAGCGGTGGTGCCCCTCAGTAAGGGGGCCAGTGGGATCAAGAATccacctctttccttcccctcaccccaacTACTAGGCCAACATATACAAGGTGACATAACTTACGATGTTGATGGGCAAAGAAACCTTCGAAGATCACAAAGTTGTTGACCTATAAGATGAAACATGTAAAATATCGTTGTTCATTCAGCCATTCACAACTACATGGGGACAGAACCTTGTCCCAGAAAAACTACAGTGGGAGGAACAAAAGCCAGCCTTCCTGTCCTTGTTAACAGACTCAGATAAAAACTCAGACCCTGATAAACTGGTCCCAAAAGTTGATACAGAATTACAAaggacctcaaatagccaaaacaatcttggggGATTCATACTTCCTGATCTCAAAACTTACTACAAGGTATGGTTATCGAAATGGTATTGAAGAGGCCAAAAGAGAGACATACAGACCAATAACATGAATAAAGTCCAGAAAAAAACCCATGTGTCTACAGTCAATTTTCAAGGGATGTGGCAATAtgattcaatgggggaaaaaacagcttcctttaacaaatggtgcttgggggcacctgggtggctcagtgggttgagcctctgccttcggctcaggtcatgatcagggtcctgggattgagccccgcatcaggctctctgctcattggggagcctgctttctcctctctctctctctgcttgcctctctgcctacttgtgatctctgtctgtcaaatacataaataaaatctttaaaaacaacaacaacaacaaaaacaaatggtgCTTGGACAACTGAATATTCACATGTAAGATAATGAACGTGGGCCTCTAACttacattagaaaaaaacaatttcaaccGGGTCAAAGACCCTAAATATTTtgggtttaaaattttttgtttatttaagtaatctctgcattcagtgtggggctcaaactcacaacttagaggatcaagagtcacaggctcttccaactgagccagccaggcaccccaaagatctAAGTGTCAAGagctaaaactatgaaactctaagaaggaaagatggagggggattgtctcagtggctcagttggctgagcatctaactcttggtttcagctcaggtcatgaactcagggtcgtgagactactcctgaatcaggctctgtgctcagctaggagtctgcctaagattctctccctctgcgcccccaccatgcttgtgcactctctcttaaaaagaaagaaagaaagaaagaaaggaaggggggaatCTTCATGACCTGGATTAGgcaattgtttcttaaatttttttttttttttaagatttttatttatttatttgacagagagagatcacagtagacagagaggcaggcagagagagagggaagcaggctccctgctgagcagagagcccgatgcgggattcgatcccaggaccctgagatcatgacctgagccgaaggcagcggcttaacccactgagccacccaggcgccctaggcaattgtttcttaaatatgacaccaaatcatgagtaacaaaagaaaaaaaaaaaaaaaaaactggacttcACTGAAAGCAAAACTTCTGTACTTCCAAAGACAcgatcaagaaaatgaaaaaacggggcacctgggtggctcagtcattaagcatctgctttcagctcaggtcatgatcccagagtcctgggatcaaaccccacatcaggctctctgttccccgggaggcctgcttcttcctttcccactccccctgtttgtgttccctatctcgctgtgtctctgtcaaataataaataaaatcttttgaaaagaaaatgaaaaaactggggcccctaggtggctcggtcattggccccctgcctttggctcaggtcaagattccaggATTCCGGGACTGAatcctgcctggggctcccagctcagcgggaagcctgctcctccctctcccactccccctccttgtgttccctctcttgctgtctttctctctttcaaataaataagt is from Mustela erminea isolate mMusErm1 chromosome 4, mMusErm1.Pri, whole genome shotgun sequence and encodes:
- the ATAT1 gene encoding alpha-tubulin N-acetyltransferase 1 isoform X3 encodes the protein MEFSFDVDALLPERITVLDQHLRPPARRPGTTTPARVDLQQQIMTIVDELGKASAKAQHLPAPITSASRMQSNRHVMYVLKDTSARPAGKGAIIGFLKVGYKKLFVLDDREAHNEVEPLCILDFYIHESLQRHGHGRELFHYMLQKERVEPHQLAIDRPSQKLLKFLNKHYNLETTVPQVNNFVIFEGFFAHQHPPARKLPPKRAEGDIKPYSSSDREFLKVAVEPPWPLNRAPRRATPPAHPPPRSSSLGNSPERGPLRPFVPEQELLRSLRLCPPHPTARLLLATDPGGSPAQRRRTRGAPPGLVAQSCCYSRHGGLNSSSPNTGLPARSRSCHRQGLGKNTCTQFLHRPRPYQPRPGQWVGTYSTPGSFETCRTFAAPGLGDHNPLLHLQSPYCHYRR
- the ATAT1 gene encoding alpha-tubulin N-acetyltransferase 1 isoform X2; translated protein: MEFSFDVDALLPERITVLDQHLRPPARRPGTTTPARVDLQQQIMTIVDELGKASAKAQHLPAPITSASRMQSNRHVMYVLKDTSARPAGKGAIIGFLKVGYKKLFVLDDREAHNEVEPLCILDFYIHESLQRHGHGRELFHYMLQKERVEPHQLAIDRPSQKLLKFLNKHYNLETTVPQVNNFVIFEGFFAHQHRPPAPSLRASRHSRAAAIDSTPAAPARKLPPKRAEGDIKPYSSSDREFLKVAVEPPWPLNRAPRRATPPAHPPPRSSSLGNSPERGPLRPFVPEQELLRSLRLCPPHPTARLLLATDPGGSPAQRRRTRGAPPGLVAQSCCYSRHGGLNSSSPNTGQESKQGEQDTENRSASEEQVLSQAGSGEEHMHTVPPQAQALPAQTWTMGGNIFNARFIRNLQDLRSTRPW
- the ATAT1 gene encoding alpha-tubulin N-acetyltransferase 1 isoform X5, which codes for MQSNRHVMYVLKDTSARPAGKGAIIGFLKVGYKKLFVLDDREAHNEVEPLCILDFYIHESLQRHGHGRELFHYMLQKERVEPHQLAIDRPSQKLLKFLNKHYNLETTVPQVNNFVIFEGFFAHQHRPPAPSLRASRHSRAAAIDSTPAAPARKLPPKRAEGDIKPYSSSDREFLKVAVEPPWPLNRAPRRATPPAHPPPRSSSLGNSPERGPLRPFVPEQELLRSLRLCPPHPTARLLLATDPGGSPAQRRRTRGAPPGLVAQSCCYSRHGGLNSSSPNTGLPARSRSCHRQGLGKNTCTQFLHRPRPYQPRPGQWVGTYSTPGSFETCRTFAAPGLGDHNPLLHLQSPYCHYRR
- the ATAT1 gene encoding alpha-tubulin N-acetyltransferase 1 isoform X1; this translates as MEFSFDVDALLPERITVLDQHLRPPARRPGTTTPARVDLQQQIMTIVDELGKASAKAQHLPAPITSASRMQSNRHVMYVLKDTSARPAGKGAIIGFLKVGYKKLFVLDDREAHNEVEPLCILDFYIHESLQRHGHGRELFHYMLQKERVEPHQLAIDRPSQKLLKFLNKHYNLETTVPQVNNFVIFEGFFAHQHRPPAPSLRASRHSRAAAIDSTPAAPARKLPPKRAEGDIKPYSSSDREFLKVAVEPPWPLNRAPRRATPPAHPPPRSSSLGNSPERGPLRPFVPEQELLRSLRLCPPHPTARLLLATDPGGSPAQRRRTRGAPPGLVAQSCCYSRHGGLNSSSPNTGLPARSRSCHRQGLGKNTCTQFLHRPRPYQPRPGQWVGTYSTPGSFETCRTFAAPGLGDHNPLLHLQSPYCHYRR
- the ATAT1 gene encoding alpha-tubulin N-acetyltransferase 1 isoform X4, which gives rise to MEFSFDVDALLPERITVLDQHLRPPARRPGTTTPARVDLQQQIMTIVDELGKASAKAQHLPAPITSASRMQSNRHVMYVLKDTSARPAGKGAIIGFLKVGYKKLFVLDDREAHNEVEPLCILDFYIHESLQRHGHGRELFHYMLQKERVEPHQLAIDRPSQKLLKFLNKHYNLETTVPQVNNFVIFEGFFAHQHRPPAPSLRASRHSRAAAIDSTPAAPARKLPPKRAEGDIKPYSSSDREFLKVAVEPPWPLNRAPRRATPPAHPPPRSSSLGNSPERGPLRPFVPEQELLRSLRLCPPHPTARLLLATDPGGSPAQRRRTRSASEEQVLSQAGSGEEHMHTVPPQAQALPAQTWTMGGNIFNARFIRNLQDLRSTRPW